The Heyndrickxia vini genome contains a region encoding:
- a CDS encoding sporulation histidine kinase inhibitor Sda: protein MRKLSDELLIESYFKAKELKLSQDFIRLIETEIHRRSLTNRMKISS, encoded by the coding sequence ATGAGAAAATTATCAGATGAATTATTAATTGAATCCTACTTTAAAGCAAAAGAATTAAAGTTAAGCCAGGATTTTATACGCCTCATTGAAACAGAAATTCATCGACGTTCCTTAACGAATCGCATGAAAATATCTTCGTAA
- a CDS encoding YqeG family HAD IIIA-type phosphatase → MLLKKFLPNEHVKNVFFIKPESLKEKGIKAIITDLDNTLVEWDRPNATPKLIHWFEEMKKHNIQVTIVSNNNEKRVKEFADPLGIPFIFLARKPLTKAFNRAIKLMEVKKEETVVIGDQLLTDVLGGNRSGFYTILVIPVAQSDGFMTRFNRKIERRIMSSFKRKGLINWED, encoded by the coding sequence TTGTTGTTGAAAAAATTTTTACCAAATGAGCATGTTAAAAATGTGTTTTTTATTAAGCCAGAATCGCTAAAAGAAAAAGGGATCAAAGCGATAATTACCGATTTAGATAATACATTAGTAGAATGGGACAGGCCGAATGCAACACCTAAGCTCATTCACTGGTTTGAAGAAATGAAAAAGCATAATATCCAAGTAACGATTGTATCGAATAATAATGAAAAACGAGTAAAGGAATTTGCGGACCCATTAGGGATTCCTTTTATCTTTTTAGCGAGAAAACCATTAACAAAAGCTTTTAATCGAGCAATAAAATTGATGGAAGTTAAAAAGGAAGAAACTGTCGTAATTGGAGATCAACTTCTTACAGACGTGCTTGGTGGGAATCGCAGTGGATTTTATACTATCCTTGTCATTCCTGTGGCACAATCAGATGGATTCATGACTCGTTTTAATCGGAAAATAGAAAGACGAATCATGTCATCTTTTAAGCGAAAAGGATTAATTAATTGGGAGGATTAA
- the yqeH gene encoding ribosome biogenesis GTPase YqeH produces the protein MTEYICIGCGVAVQTENPNGLGYAPPSSLNKETLICQRCFRLKHYNEVQDVSLTDDDFLKILNGLGKVDGLIVKIVDIFDFNGSWLPGLHRFVGKNPILLIGNKEDLLPKSVKRAKLTNWMKQQAKQLGLQPLDVLLVSATKGHSIDEAMEAIDTYREGKDVYVVGCTNVGKSTFINRIIKNVTGENEVITTSHFPGTTLDMIEIPLSDGSALIDTPGIINHHQMAHFVDKRDLKVITPKKEIKPTIFQLNEEQTLFFGGLARLDYISGGRRSLVCYVSNELKIHRTKVENADQLYEKHAGEMLQPPRKNDMDEFPQLVRHEFMIKEGKTDIVFSGLGWVTINEPGAKVAAYVPKGVNVMLRPSLI, from the coding sequence TTGACAGAATATATTTGTATTGGGTGCGGAGTAGCCGTTCAAACAGAAAATCCGAATGGACTTGGCTACGCTCCACCATCCAGCTTAAATAAGGAAACATTAATTTGCCAACGGTGTTTCCGTTTAAAACATTATAATGAGGTACAGGATGTATCGCTTACCGACGACGATTTTTTGAAAATATTAAATGGACTCGGAAAAGTGGACGGGTTAATTGTAAAAATTGTCGATATCTTCGATTTTAATGGCAGCTGGTTACCTGGACTTCATCGTTTTGTTGGAAAAAATCCTATCCTTCTTATAGGAAATAAAGAAGATTTATTGCCTAAATCTGTTAAGCGTGCTAAGCTTACAAACTGGATGAAACAGCAGGCGAAACAATTAGGTCTTCAACCATTGGATGTTCTCCTTGTCAGTGCAACAAAAGGCCACTCCATTGATGAAGCAATGGAGGCAATCGATACCTATCGAGAAGGTAAGGATGTCTATGTTGTTGGGTGTACAAACGTCGGGAAATCCACGTTTATTAATCGAATAATAAAAAATGTTACTGGAGAAAATGAAGTGATTACAACATCTCATTTCCCGGGAACAACTCTCGATATGATCGAAATTCCACTAAGCGACGGCAGTGCATTGATTGATACACCGGGGATTATTAATCACCATCAAATGGCACATTTCGTTGATAAGAGAGACTTAAAGGTCATTACACCGAAAAAGGAAATTAAGCCAACCATTTTTCAATTAAATGAGGAACAGACATTATTTTTTGGTGGACTTGCCCGCTTAGACTATATAAGTGGTGGAAGAAGGTCACTCGTTTGTTATGTATCTAATGAATTAAAAATTCACCGGACGAAAGTAGAAAATGCTGATCAACTATATGAAAAACATGCCGGAGAAATGCTGCAGCCTCCAAGAAAAAATGACATGGATGAATTTCCTCAGTTAGTCCGTCATGAATTTATGATTAAAGAGGGGAAAACTGATATTGTCTTTTCAGGACTTGGGTGGGTAACCATCAATGAACCTGGAGCAAAGGTTGCTGCATACGTACCAAAAGGTGTTAACGTTATGCTCAGGCCTTCACTTATATAG
- the aroE gene encoding shikimate dehydrogenase, whose protein sequence is MGNLYGVIGDPIAHSLSPLMHNDAFRSLQLDHNYYPFHVTPSHLPDAVKGMKALGVNGFNVTIPHKVTILPLLDKIDSLANAIGAVNTVVRENNELVGYNSDGLGFIRALKEEWKADLENEKVLIIGAGGAAKAIYYSLVYDGVQTIDICNRTPERAVQLVQSCPYPSQSNVLLMEEAEENLGEYTLLIQTTSIGMIPNITDSPISVQNIKPGTHVVDIIYNPFETMILKEAKQKGATTSNGLGMFIYQGAIAFEKWTGQTPNINRMKNIVANHLGGNSIC, encoded by the coding sequence ATGGGAAACTTGTATGGGGTTATCGGGGATCCAATTGCACATTCTTTGTCACCACTTATGCATAATGATGCATTTCGATCTTTACAATTAGATCATAATTATTATCCTTTTCATGTGACTCCTAGTCATTTACCGGATGCAGTAAAAGGAATGAAAGCACTTGGAGTGAATGGATTTAATGTGACAATTCCTCATAAAGTTACTATTCTTCCTTTACTAGACAAAATTGATTCATTAGCAAATGCGATTGGTGCAGTAAATACCGTTGTCCGAGAAAATAATGAATTAGTTGGTTATAACTCTGATGGACTAGGATTTATTCGTGCATTAAAAGAAGAATGGAAAGCTGATCTTGAAAATGAAAAGGTATTAATTATTGGGGCAGGAGGGGCAGCAAAAGCGATTTATTACTCGCTTGTTTATGATGGTGTGCAAACAATCGATATTTGTAATCGCACGCCTGAACGAGCTGTACAACTGGTTCAGTCCTGCCCTTATCCTTCGCAATCAAATGTGTTGCTGATGGAGGAAGCAGAAGAAAATTTGGGGGAATATACTTTACTAATCCAGACGACATCCATCGGGATGATTCCGAATATTACTGATTCACCTATTTCTGTACAAAATATAAAACCAGGTACACATGTCGTTGATATTATCTATAATCCTTTTGAAACAATGATTTTAAAGGAAGCAAAGCAAAAGGGTGCTACAACTAGTAATGGACTGGGAATGTTTATTTACCAGGGTGCAATCGCCTTTGAAAAATGGACTGGCCAAACACCAAATATTAATAGAATGAAAAATATAGTCGCAAATCATTTAGGAGGAAATTCTATATGCTAA
- the yhbY gene encoding ribosome assembly RNA-binding protein YhbY, with protein sequence MLTGKQKRFLRSKAHHLNPIFQVGKGGVNDNMIKQISEALEARELIKISILQNCDEDRDTVAKSLSVGSKAELVQIIGNMIVLYKESKENKQITLP encoded by the coding sequence ATGCTAACAGGAAAACAAAAACGCTTTTTACGTTCAAAAGCTCATCATTTAAATCCAATTTTTCAAGTAGGAAAAGGCGGAGTGAATGATAATATGATTAAACAAATTTCAGAGGCACTTGAGGCCCGCGAATTAATCAAAATAAGTATTTTACAAAATTGTGATGAAGACCGAGATACTGTAGCAAAAAGTTTATCAGTGGGATCAAAAGCAGAGCTAGTTCAAATTATCGGAAACATGATTGTCCTTTATAAAGAATCAAAAGAAAACAAGCAAATAACGCTTCCGTAG
- a CDS encoding nicotinate-nucleotide adenylyltransferase, whose amino-acid sequence MKKRVGILGGTFDPPHLGHLIVANEVWQALKLDEVRFMPNQEPPHKDRKSNVTNKDREMMLSMSINDHPHFSIELIEYERAGRSYTYDTMKLLKTRESDVEFFFIIGADMIEYLPKWYNIEKLNEIVQFVGVNRPGHSEKTQYPVINVRIPDINISSTIIRNKIQMKQSIKYLVKDEVVEYIKEHELYGKE is encoded by the coding sequence ATGAAGAAACGAGTCGGAATTTTAGGAGGCACTTTTGATCCACCGCATCTCGGGCATTTAATTGTTGCTAATGAAGTATGGCAGGCTTTAAAGTTAGATGAAGTACGATTTATGCCAAATCAAGAACCACCTCATAAAGATCGGAAAAGTAATGTGACCAATAAAGATCGAGAAATGATGCTATCAATGTCAATAAATGATCACCCCCATTTTTCAATTGAACTTATTGAATATGAAAGGGCAGGACGTTCATATACATACGATACGATGAAGCTGTTAAAGACACGTGAAAGCGATGTAGAATTTTTCTTTATTATTGGTGCGGATATGATTGAATATTTACCAAAATGGTACAATATTGAAAAGCTAAACGAGATAGTCCAATTTGTTGGAGTAAATAGACCTGGACACTCAGAAAAAACCCAATATCCAGTAATAAACGTTAGAATTCCAGATATTAATATATCCTCGACGATTATTCGTAATAAAATTCAAATGAAACAATCTATCAAATATTTAGTCAAAGATGAAGTCGTGGAATATATAAAGGAGCACGAATTATATGGAAAGGAATAA
- the yqeK gene encoding bis(5'-nucleosyl)-tetraphosphatase (symmetrical) YqeK, which produces MERNKALELVAKQLTEKRYIHTLGVTETAVHLAEKYRVDEKKAELAAIFHDYAKFRPLNEMKQIIVQEKFDELLLHYNPELWHAPVGAYLVQQEAGIQDIEILDAIRYHTSGRKNMTDLEKVIYIADYIEPGRSFPGVEEARKIAEKDLDEALLFSVRNTIQFLMDKQQAVYPDTFELYNDIVMKKERYMHGKK; this is translated from the coding sequence ATGGAAAGGAATAAAGCTTTAGAATTAGTAGCGAAACAACTGACTGAAAAACGCTATATCCATACGTTGGGAGTGACAGAAACAGCGGTTCACTTAGCTGAAAAATATCGAGTGGACGAAAAAAAGGCTGAATTAGCGGCAATTTTTCATGATTATGCAAAATTTCGGCCACTCAATGAAATGAAACAAATTATTGTTCAGGAAAAATTTGATGAACTTTTACTACATTATAATCCTGAATTATGGCATGCACCTGTTGGGGCTTATTTAGTTCAACAAGAAGCTGGAATTCAAGATATAGAAATATTGGATGCCATTCGTTACCATACATCGGGCAGAAAAAATATGACTGATCTTGAAAAGGTCATTTATATTGCCGATTACATTGAACCTGGTCGAAGTTTTCCAGGAGTAGAGGAAGCAAGAAAAATAGCTGAAAAAGATTTGGATGAGGCATTATTGTTCTCAGTACGTAATACAATCCAATTTTTGATGGATAAACAACAAGCTGTATATCCAGATACGTTTGAATTATATAATGATATCGTAATGAAAAAGGAGAGATACATGCATGGAAAAAAATGA
- the rsfS gene encoding ribosome silencing factor — translation MEKNELLLTAVKAADDKRAEDIVVLNMNGISLIADYFLICHGNSDKQVQAIANELKDKAEETGYHVRRMEGYDEGKWVLIDLGDIVAHVFHRDERAYYNLERLWGDAPTVDIQSELTP, via the coding sequence ATGGAAAAAAATGAACTACTATTGACAGCAGTAAAAGCAGCAGATGATAAACGAGCAGAGGACATTGTTGTTCTAAATATGAATGGAATCTCACTAATTGCCGATTATTTTTTAATTTGTCATGGGAATTCAGATAAGCAAGTACAAGCAATTGCAAATGAGCTAAAAGACAAAGCTGAAGAAACAGGTTATCATGTAAGAAGAATGGAAGGCTATGATGAAGGGAAATGGGTATTAATCGATCTTGGAGATATAGTAGCCCATGTCTTCCATCGTGATGAACGTGCATACTATAATTTAGAACGCCTTTGGGGTGATGCACCAACAGTAGATATTCAAAGTGAGCTAACACCATGA
- a CDS encoding class I SAM-dependent DNA methyltransferase has translation MSYGDFAYVYDFLMQDVPYDRWLEFFQRKADAYKSSGEKVMDLACGTGELSIRLAKLGYQVTGVDLSEDMLMVSSEKANKENVQLSLFQQNMSQLEGLGLYDVITVFCDSLNYLSSPQEVQETFKRIHDHLQENGLFLFDVHSIYKMEHIFSNQTFTEIEDEVSYIWNCFEGEHQYSVEHELTFFVLDEKTSQYSRFDELHKQRTFTENDYLLWLNEAGFDVLEVSADFSNEKPKEESERIFFVCKKK, from the coding sequence ATGAGTTATGGGGACTTTGCTTATGTGTACGATTTTCTCATGCAAGATGTCCCATATGATAGATGGTTAGAATTCTTTCAAAGGAAGGCAGACGCATATAAATCTTCAGGGGAAAAAGTAATGGATTTGGCATGTGGTACAGGTGAATTGTCAATAAGATTGGCCAAATTAGGATATCAAGTTACCGGTGTTGATTTGTCTGAAGATATGTTAATGGTTTCCAGTGAAAAAGCAAATAAGGAAAACGTTCAACTAAGCTTATTTCAGCAAAATATGAGTCAGTTAGAGGGCCTGGGATTATATGATGTCATTACTGTTTTTTGTGATTCCTTAAACTACTTATCTTCTCCTCAAGAAGTACAAGAAACATTTAAAAGAATTCATGACCATTTACAGGAGAATGGATTGTTTTTATTTGACGTACATTCTATTTATAAGATGGAACATATTTTTTCTAATCAAACGTTTACGGAAATCGAGGATGAAGTTTCATACATATGGAATTGTTTTGAAGGGGAACATCAATATTCTGTTGAACATGAATTAACTTTTTTCGTATTGGATGAAAAAACTAGTCAATATTCACGATTTGATGAACTTCATAAACAAAGAACCTTTACTGAAAATGATTATCTTTTATGGTTGAATGAAGCGGGTTTTGATGTTCTTGAAGTCTCGGCAGACTTTTCAAATGAAAAGCCAAAAGAGGAATCGGAAAGAATTTTTTTTGTGTGTAAGAAAAAATAA
- the comER gene encoding late competence protein ComER: MKVGIIGTGNMGSILVESFIDGKAISPSNFYITNRTRSKAEALNDKYPTIHVCENPADVIKHAELIFICVKPHDIYPLIKQNQPLFTANKCVVSITSPISVEQLDSVLDTACARAIPSITNRALSGVSLLTYSEKCDDLWKRNIQELFSFISTPIEIDQKITRVSSDIVSCGPAFFSYISQRFIDGAVAKTDIDQSTATILTGEMLVGLGELLKKGYYSLPTLQEKVCVKGGITGEGIKVLETELGDVFEKLFEATHEKFKEDLEIVNKQFTK, translated from the coding sequence ATGAAAGTAGGTATCATTGGAACTGGAAATATGGGGAGTATACTTGTCGAATCATTTATAGATGGCAAGGCAATTTCACCTTCCAATTTCTATATAACTAATCGAACTCGGTCTAAAGCGGAGGCACTTAATGATAAGTATCCAACGATACATGTTTGCGAAAATCCAGCCGATGTTATTAAACATGCAGAATTAATCTTTATTTGTGTTAAACCGCATGACATTTATCCATTAATAAAACAAAATCAGCCATTATTTACTGCTAATAAATGTGTTGTTTCAATTACGAGTCCAATATCTGTCGAACAATTAGATTCCGTTTTAGATACAGCATGCGCAAGAGCAATACCTAGTATTACTAATCGAGCGTTATCGGGAGTATCCTTACTTACTTATAGTGAAAAATGCGATGATCTTTGGAAAAGAAACATTCAAGAATTATTTTCCTTCATTTCTACGCCTATAGAAATTGACCAAAAGATTACAAGGGTGTCATCAGACATCGTTAGTTGCGGACCAGCTTTTTTTAGTTACATTAGTCAACGGTTTATTGATGGTGCAGTTGCAAAAACGGATATTGATCAATCAACAGCAACAATCTTAACGGGTGAAATGTTAGTAGGGCTAGGTGAATTACTTAAAAAAGGGTACTATTCATTGCCAACCTTACAAGAAAAAGTTTGTGTAAAAGGCGGAATTACTGGAGAAGGTATTAAAGTTCTTGAAACGGAGCTTGGCGATGTATTCGAAAAACTCTTTGAAGCGACGCATGAGAAATTTAAAGAGGATTTAGAAATAGTAAATAAACAATTTACTAAATAA
- a CDS encoding helix-hairpin-helix domain-containing protein, with protein sequence MKLKIEVISLKKIVVQYKFPLIVIGILVVAFYLFVQSNDEINDSNEFSNSLVEKDSEKSQEENGTNNEITRMVVDVKGEVMNPGIYEASTDERIQDLITRAGGFRKKADQSKVNLAQKIKDEMVIYVPKIGDKTSDISINPTSDSSNDTGKVNINNATSEQLQTISGIGPSKAAAIIEYREKQGLFKGIEDIKNVTGIGDKTFEKLKDSITVD encoded by the coding sequence ATGAAATTAAAAATAGAGGTGATTAGTTTGAAAAAAATTGTTGTACAATATAAGTTTCCCCTTATTGTGATTGGAATTCTAGTTGTTGCATTTTATCTGTTTGTTCAGTCAAATGATGAGATAAACGACAGCAATGAATTTTCAAATTCACTTGTAGAAAAAGATAGTGAAAAGTCTCAAGAAGAAAATGGAACCAACAATGAAATTACTAGAATGGTTGTTGACGTTAAAGGAGAAGTAATGAATCCGGGAATATACGAAGCAAGTACTGATGAACGGATTCAAGATTTAATAACAAGAGCAGGCGGATTTAGGAAAAAAGCCGATCAATCGAAAGTGAATTTAGCACAAAAAATAAAGGACGAGATGGTAATTTATGTTCCGAAAATCGGTGATAAAACATCGGATATTTCTATAAATCCTACATCAGATTCAAGTAATGATACGGGAAAAGTGAACATAAATAATGCAACGAGTGAACAACTTCAAACGATATCGGGGATTGGTCCATCTAAAGCAGCCGCGATTATTGAGTATCGAGAAAAGCAAGGTTTATTTAAAGGAATAGAGGACATTAAAAATGTAACTGGCATAGGGGATAAAACATTTGAAAAGTTAAAAGATAGTATTACTGTCGATTAA
- a CDS encoding ComE operon protein 2: protein MERISWHQYFMAQSHLLSYRSTCTRLTVGATIVRDKRIIAGGYNGSIAGGEHCIDEGCYVIDNHCVRTIHAETNAILQCAKFGVPTNNAEIYVTHYPCLQCCKSIIQAGIKSVYYAEDYKNHPYASELYEKAGVHVEQVPFDKSVFANIVAK from the coding sequence ATGGAAAGAATTTCATGGCATCAATATTTTATGGCGCAAAGTCATCTATTATCCTATCGAAGTACATGTACTAGATTAACCGTAGGTGCGACAATTGTTCGTGATAAACGAATTATTGCGGGTGGCTATAATGGTTCAATTGCTGGCGGTGAGCATTGTATTGATGAGGGGTGTTATGTGATAGATAACCATTGTGTAAGAACGATTCATGCAGAAACAAATGCAATCTTGCAATGTGCAAAATTCGGTGTTCCTACTAATAATGCCGAAATTTATGTAACACATTATCCATGCTTGCAATGTTGTAAATCGATTATTCAAGCTGGGATTAAATCTGTCTATTATGCAGAGGATTACAAAAATCACCCATATGCAAGTGAATTATATGAAAAAGCGGGTGTACATGTCGAACAGGTTCCATTTGATAAATCTGTCTTTGCTAATATTGTGGCAAAATAA
- a CDS encoding DNA internalization-related competence protein ComEC/Rec2 → MRGYWVFLAIVALCGCSISLDIHWGLVILFHLVWIRIFFLRKRYLIYSSIIIYVLFISISYWFNDHRKTVLNPTQTMFIVSFNESPLVDGNQLKSIVKTIQNEKIVLKYKIQTEEEKERILNTIKNGQYCTISGELIRPDVNRNENLFNYKEYLFRNNIHWILNGSMITECKDSNKHFITKLKQLREQGLKNIDRSFSDEIAPYAKALIFGDSSSFSDEIYSLYQRLGIVHLLAISGLHVGIISAAIFYLLIRIGFSREFSSYVLLALLPIYALLTGVNPPVVRAACMSMLVIVSIQKKFPFSSLDALSISFILFLIRDPFILFNIGFQLSYTVCSSIILASKSILPIYKHYLAKTMMVSFVSQLAAIPILSVHFFEFSIISIISNVLYVPFYTFIVLPLLIITYFFTFTHNAVFTIFERASGWMIFLSEKIGQMIDVKGTVLVIGKPGIIVLILFIVATQWVFFMLEKGNSVIKSLVPLVLLIGFIKVFQIYSPQGEVTFIDVGQGDSILIRLPFNRGTYLIDTGGQLDFQQDEWKKKIKKFEIGNDIIIPLLKSKGITAIDKMVLTHSDADHIGAASEVMKNLSVKQILLSPNSWEKPLMSNTLDVAKSLDVPLRVVKAGTKWTNSSGVFQFVSPFDDTYEGNNDSLVLYAEFGGKRWLFTGDLEEQGETELLNKYQFEIDVLKVGHHGSISSSSEKFINVLKPKYAIISAGKNNRYGHPRPEVLDLLAIHRIQIFRTDQQGAIQYKFYQNNGTFHTTLP, encoded by the coding sequence ATGAGAGGTTATTGGGTGTTCTTGGCGATTGTAGCTCTTTGTGGTTGTTCTATTTCATTAGACATTCATTGGGGGCTCGTTATCCTTTTTCATTTAGTTTGGATTCGTATTTTCTTCCTTAGAAAACGATATTTAATTTATTCTTCAATTATTATTTATGTACTATTTATTTCTATTAGCTATTGGTTTAACGACCATCGAAAAACAGTTTTAAATCCCACCCAAACAATGTTTATCGTTTCATTTAATGAATCACCCTTAGTAGATGGTAATCAATTAAAATCAATAGTCAAAACGATACAAAATGAAAAAATTGTATTAAAATATAAAATTCAAACAGAAGAAGAAAAGGAAAGAATCTTAAATACAATAAAAAATGGACAATATTGTACGATATCAGGCGAGTTAATCCGACCTGATGTTAACAGAAATGAAAACCTATTTAATTATAAGGAATATTTATTTAGAAACAATATCCACTGGATATTAAATGGATCTATGATAACGGAATGTAAAGATTCGAATAAACATTTTATTACGAAGTTAAAACAACTGCGAGAACAAGGATTAAAAAATATAGATCGTTCATTCTCCGATGAAATTGCCCCTTATGCGAAGGCACTAATATTTGGTGATAGTAGCAGTTTTAGTGATGAAATCTATTCTTTATATCAGCGATTGGGGATTGTCCATTTATTGGCTATTTCCGGCCTTCACGTAGGAATAATCTCGGCAGCGATTTTTTACCTTCTTATTCGAATTGGGTTTTCACGAGAGTTTTCAAGCTATGTTTTACTTGCTCTTCTTCCTATTTATGCATTACTTACCGGTGTGAATCCTCCAGTAGTCCGAGCAGCATGTATGTCAATGCTAGTCATCGTTTCAATCCAAAAGAAATTCCCGTTCTCCTCTTTAGATGCACTTTCCATAAGCTTTATATTATTTCTTATAAGAGATCCTTTTATCCTTTTTAATATTGGCTTTCAATTATCATATACTGTTTGTTCCTCAATTATTTTAGCTTCTAAATCTATCCTTCCAATATATAAACATTATTTAGCAAAAACAATGATGGTTTCTTTCGTTTCTCAACTGGCTGCTATTCCGATTTTGTCCGTCCACTTTTTTGAGTTTTCGATTATAAGTATAATCAGCAATGTTCTTTATGTTCCCTTTTATACATTTATCGTCTTGCCATTATTAATCATCACGTACTTTTTTACATTTACACATAATGCCGTTTTCACTATTTTTGAAAGAGCATCCGGATGGATGATATTTCTATCGGAGAAGATAGGGCAAATGATTGATGTAAAAGGTACGGTTTTAGTTATTGGAAAGCCGGGTATAATCGTTTTAATATTATTTATCGTTGCAACACAATGGGTATTCTTTATGCTAGAAAAAGGCAATTCCGTCATAAAATCATTAGTTCCTCTCGTACTACTAATAGGGTTTATTAAAGTTTTCCAAATATATTCTCCGCAAGGGGAAGTGACATTTATAGATGTTGGTCAAGGAGATAGTATTCTAATTCGACTACCGTTTAATCGAGGAACTTACTTAATTGATACAGGTGGACAACTGGATTTTCAACAAGATGAATGGAAGAAGAAAATAAAGAAATTTGAAATCGGAAATGATATTATTATTCCTTTATTAAAAAGTAAAGGAATAACTGCGATTGACAAGATGGTATTAACTCATAGTGATGCAGATCATATTGGCGCTGCGAGTGAAGTAATGAAAAATCTTTCTGTAAAACAAATCCTTTTATCTCCTAACTCTTGGGAGAAGCCATTAATGAGTAATACATTAGATGTTGCGAAAAGTCTCGACGTCCCATTACGGGTCGTAAAAGCTGGAACCAAATGGACGAATTCGTCAGGAGTTTTTCAATTTGTCTCGCCATTTGATGATACGTATGAAGGGAATAATGATTCATTGGTGCTTTACGCGGAATTCGGAGGAAAACGATGGTTATTTACGGGAGACTTAGAGGAACAAGGTGAAACGGAACTTTTAAACAAATACCAATTTGAAATTGATGTGTTAAAAGTAGGACATCATGGAAGTATAAGCTCATCGTCCGAAAAATTTATTAATGTATTAAAACCTAAATATGCAATCATCTCTGCTGGTAAAAATAATCGATATGGCCACCCACGACCGGAAGTTCTGGACCTGTTGGCAATTCATCGTATCCAAATTTTTCGTACAGATCAACAAGGGGCAATTCAATATAAATTTTATCAAAATAATGGAACCTTTCATACCACTCTTCCATAG
- a CDS encoding YqzM family protein translates to MNQFEKNVQSKRNDAIDSGVGFGVSFALFAVMFIIATVIKFVGE, encoded by the coding sequence GTGAACCAATTCGAAAAAAATGTACAGTCAAAGCGTAACGATGCAATCGATTCAGGAGTTGGCTTTGGTGTTTCATTTGCACTTTTTGCTGTTATGTTCATCATCGCAACTGTCATCAAATTTGTCGGCGAATAA